One stretch of Chlamydia abortus DNA includes these proteins:
- a CDS encoding YqgE/AlgH family protein: MAKIPYAILEKGSLLLASPDTDQGVFARSVILLCEHSLNGSFGLILNKTLGLEISDDIFPVDKVSNNNIRFCMGGPLQANQMMLLHSCSEIPEQTLEICPSVYLGGDLSFLQEIASSEAGPMINLCFGYSGWQAGQLEREFLDGNWFLAPASYEYVFTDSPENLWSMILKDLGGKYASLSTVPENLLLN; the protein is encoded by the coding sequence ATGGCCAAAATTCCCTATGCTATTTTAGAGAAAGGTTCGTTACTATTAGCTTCTCCTGATACAGATCAGGGAGTATTTGCTCGTAGTGTAATTTTGTTATGTGAGCATAGCCTCAATGGTTCTTTTGGTCTCATTTTAAATAAGACCTTGGGTTTAGAAATATCCGACGATATTTTTCCTGTCGATAAAGTATCAAATAACAATATCCGTTTTTGTATGGGAGGTCCCTTACAAGCGAATCAGATGATGCTTTTGCATTCCTGTTCAGAAATTCCCGAACAAACTTTAGAAATTTGCCCTTCCGTATATTTAGGGGGGGATCTGTCTTTTTTACAAGAGATTGCTTCTAGTGAGGCAGGACCTATGATCAATCTATGTTTTGGTTATAGTGGTTGGCAAGCAGGACAATTGGAAAGAGAATTCCTTGATGGGAATTGGTTTTTAGCTCCTGCAAGTTATGAATATGTCTTTACCGATTCTCCTGAAAATCTTTGGTCTATGATTCTGAAAGATTTAGGGGGTAAGTATGCTTCGCTGTCTACAGTCCCGGAGAATCTTTTGTTAAATTAG
- a CDS encoding bifunctional nuclease family protein — protein sequence MSIEKELLQDTPLVLLNFYKLVSFCHYAGIVLGTEEKKFAIYGHVSMGQAFQNSDPTHFALSRPLTHDLLNFVFSGFDIQVLRVVISDYKDNIFYTRMFLEQKQGDSLYITDVDARPSDSIPLALTHKVPILCVKSVFDAAVAYEE from the coding sequence ATGAGTATAGAAAAAGAGCTGCTCCAAGATACCCCTTTGGTTTTACTTAACTTTTATAAGTTAGTCAGCTTTTGTCATTACGCAGGAATAGTCTTAGGTACCGAAGAAAAAAAATTTGCGATATATGGGCATGTATCTATGGGGCAGGCTTTTCAAAATTCCGATCCCACGCACTTTGCTTTATCAAGACCATTGACCCATGATTTACTCAATTTTGTTTTTTCAGGTTTTGATATTCAGGTATTGCGTGTTGTGATTAGCGATTACAAGGATAACATTTTTTATACGCGTATGTTTTTAGAGCAAAAACAAGGGGATTCTCTCTATATTACCGATGTTGATGCCCGTCCGAGCGATAGCATCCCTTTAGCGCTGACACACAAAGTTCCTATTCTTTGTGTGAAGTCGGTGTTTGATGCTGCTGTAGCTTATGAAGAATAG
- the rpiA gene encoding ribose 5-phosphate isomerase A has translation MKKDPYLEVKKQLALEAANLVEPGMLLGLGSGSTSREFIKAVAHKHKQENLDIRAVASSKESHSLAKSLGIPLVDDEEFTEIDLAVDGADEIDPQLRMIKGGGGAIFREKILLQSSRRRLILADESKHVQVLGKFGLPIEISPFGRSSIIATLKNLGYLGNLRKNSHGGFFITNNRNYIYDIHTPNVYPHPEEDLLKLLQIHGIIEVGFVIASVEVWFGYANGQIGKKNTGRV, from the coding sequence GTGAAAAAAGATCCCTATTTAGAAGTAAAAAAACAGTTAGCTCTTGAAGCGGCAAACTTGGTGGAGCCAGGAATGCTTTTGGGATTAGGGAGTGGCTCGACATCTAGAGAATTTATCAAAGCTGTTGCTCACAAGCATAAACAAGAAAATTTAGATATTCGTGCTGTGGCTTCTTCAAAAGAGTCGCATTCTCTAGCCAAGAGTCTAGGAATTCCTTTGGTTGATGACGAAGAGTTCACGGAAATAGATCTTGCTGTTGATGGTGCAGATGAAATCGATCCTCAATTGCGCATGATTAAAGGTGGAGGTGGAGCCATTTTTCGTGAGAAGATCTTATTACAATCCAGTCGGCGACGGTTGATACTTGCAGATGAAAGTAAACATGTGCAGGTTTTAGGGAAGTTTGGTCTTCCTATAGAAATTAGTCCTTTCGGTAGATCTTCTATTATTGCTACTTTGAAAAATTTGGGGTATCTAGGAAATTTAAGAAAAAATTCTCATGGAGGATTTTTTATCACCAATAACAGAAATTATATTTACGATATTCATACTCCAAATGTATATCCTCATCCCGAGGAAGACCTGCTGAAGCTGCTACAAATTCATGGTATTATTGAAGTCGGGTTTGTTATAGCGAGCGTTGAAGTATGGTTTGGTTATGCCAACGGTCAGATTGGTAAAAAGAACACCGGTAGAGTATGA
- a CDS encoding DUF1389 domain-containing protein encodes MMAGLNSETTFTLDSDAIGNVLAEEVPVVLDRVEDKSLVSVAEAASDFHLAREESRDEESTSILDTAFQLSYSSTDAPSITEATGAVDCDLGLLFDPASAVDTEATFDAEGDGRAEAFIPASFHGAIGRHYPEMIHQLCVQENLTIQEFRLLIEGLNQGNSIDSYPNHLKIKLQNFSFPNLQSTCVHAGLLPLDDVLLKECPFYFINRLIARGDRKFPESQGLSPEVYWTNRRGFASCYDTIFTPFVWVLSRIVSKEEYLMLLDHAENETWSQTKALIVELQSRMISYIDNVYQPSFSLKKSHVKWETRKSSPFLHLCKHGFNWEQLQLFTKLDSRYIDFLCEIESQSRGGHLCRSMIATSRYIQEAETSFDPHVTLLTWEEWIEDYQDSCRRDQRWRAHESTVTLLNRRRDEREPLEAITMDHELFVGQPYYDYDLNTGARRKSD; translated from the coding sequence ATGATGGCAGGCTTAAATTCTGAGACCACTTTTACATTAGATTCTGATGCTATTGGAAACGTATTGGCAGAGGAGGTGCCTGTAGTTTTAGATAGAGTTGAGGACAAGTCGTTAGTAAGTGTTGCCGAGGCTGCGTCAGATTTTCATCTTGCTAGAGAGGAGTCTAGAGATGAGGAGTCAACTTCTATTTTAGATACTGCCTTTCAATTATCGTATTCTAGTACGGATGCCCCCTCTATTACAGAAGCAACTGGCGCCGTAGATTGTGATTTAGGTTTGTTGTTTGACCCTGCATCGGCCGTAGATACGGAAGCTACTTTTGATGCTGAGGGTGATGGCAGAGCAGAAGCATTCATTCCCGCTAGCTTTCACGGCGCAATTGGTAGACATTACCCTGAAATGATTCACCAATTGTGTGTTCAGGAGAATCTCACAATTCAAGAATTCCGTCTTCTTATAGAAGGACTCAATCAAGGAAACTCCATTGACAGTTACCCTAATCACCTAAAAATAAAGTTGCAGAATTTTTCCTTTCCCAATTTGCAAAGCACATGTGTTCATGCTGGATTACTCCCTCTGGATGATGTTTTATTAAAAGAATGTCCTTTTTACTTTATCAATAGATTGATTGCCAGGGGAGATAGGAAATTTCCTGAATCACAAGGATTATCTCCTGAAGTTTATTGGACAAACCGTAGGGGATTTGCGAGTTGTTATGATACAATCTTCACGCCTTTTGTTTGGGTTTTATCTCGAATAGTATCTAAAGAAGAATACCTCATGCTTCTTGACCATGCTGAGAATGAAACGTGGTCCCAAACTAAGGCTCTAATTGTTGAACTGCAAAGTCGTATGATCAGTTATATAGATAACGTGTATCAACCAAGTTTCTCATTGAAAAAATCTCATGTCAAATGGGAGACAAGGAAATCTAGTCCCTTCCTGCATTTATGTAAACACGGATTCAATTGGGAGCAGTTACAGTTATTTACAAAATTAGATAGTCGTTATATCGATTTTCTTTGCGAAATTGAATCGCAAAGTCGAGGGGGACATCTATGTAGGAGCATGATTGCCACTTCTAGGTATATCCAAGAAGCGGAAACGAGCTTTGATCCTCATGTGACATTACTTACATGGGAGGAATGGATAGAAGACTATCAGGATAGCTGTAGGAGAGATCAGAGATGGAGAGCCCATGAATCAACAGTCACATTGTTAAATCGTAGACGGGATGAACGAGAGCCTTTGGAAGCCATCACCATGGATCATGAATTGTTTGTCGGACAACCGTATTATGATTATGACCTGAATACAGGAGCTAGAAGGAAATCCGACTAG